In Prunus dulcis chromosome 1, ALMONDv2, whole genome shotgun sequence, the following are encoded in one genomic region:
- the LOC117614308 gene encoding F-box protein At3g07870-like codes for MARETKGNPMNPRKKVATRAAMSSKNKEQSGEQCQPKAPCSKFQQLPQALVLEILSSLSIKTLLNCRCVCKDWLSIISDPQFTKLHSSRSPVGILIKTYPPIRKSRKLDFTHIEDCAGSDLLLEKIRFNPQNSLPIGAMPEFRLINSCNGLLCLSGPNRDYPCFVCNPILGEHISIPPTNLSRNKCFFVGLGFSNGTNEYKLLQMTNGTEAEIYTIGTGVWRSVGNAPGDIDQLPFNPFLHGALHWVSYSSTVPDFIHSFDFEREQFRPLPVPSLLGNRFSDCYILEVVGERLCLSVFDDDYSKFDMWVMEEYGVQESWTKILVFGNLYECPEERICHVYEPIMFLRNGEILLLFNNCAVVCYNQETKSFREIRITWTRSPFEAIAYSPSFVSLYNVSKGEEVKRVRRSKKSGKKSGKLLLEGSYECAGSGMPPRKSTKLNSGYGCPVFEEGLP; via the exons ATGGCAAGAGAAACGAAAGGAAATCCTATGaatccaagaaaaaaagtggCAACCAGAGCAGCTATGAGCAGCAAAAACAAAGAGCAATCAGGGGAACAATGCCAACCCAAAGCTCCTTGCAGCAAATTCCAACAACTTCCACAGGCTTTGGTCTTGGAAATCCTCTCAAGCCTCTCCATCAAGACCCTCTTGAATTGTAGGTGCGTGTGCAAAGACTGGCTTTCTATAATTTCTGACCCTCAATTTACTAAGCTCCACTCTTCAAGATCACCCGTTGGCATCTTGATCAAGACCTACCCCCCTATAAGAAAATCAAGGAAACTTGATTTTACCCATATAGAAGATTGTGCTGGTTCTGATTTGCTGCTTGAGAAAATAAGGTTTAATCCCCAAAATAGCCTACCTATTGGGGCCATGCCTGAATTTCGTTTGATAAACTCATGTAATGGTCTGCTCTGTTTGTCTGGACCCAATAGAGATTACCCATGTTTTGTGTGCAATCCAATTTTGGGTGAGCACATCAGCATCCCTCCTACCAATCTAAGTAGAAACAAGTGCTTTTTTGTTGGGCTTGGTTTTAGCAATGGGACCAATGAGTACAAGTTGTTGCAAATGACCAATGGCACTGAGGCTGAGATATACACCATTGGTACAGGAGTGTGGAGAAGTGTTGGAAATGCTCCTGGGGATATTGATCAGTTACCCTTCAATCCTTTTCTGCATGGAGCTCTTCATTGGGTATCCTATAGTAGCACAGTTCCTGATTTTATACATTCTTTCGACTTCGAAAGAGAACAATTTCGACCACTGCCTGTGCCTAGCTTACTGGGAAATCGATTTTCAGATTGTTATATACTGGAAGTGGTAGGCGAGCGTCTCTGTTTATCTGTGTTTGATGATGATTATAGCAAATTCGACATGTGGGTTATGGAGGAGTATGGTGTTCAAGAGTCTTGGACTAAAATTCTTGTTTTCGGAAACTTGTATGAGTGTCCAGAGGAACGAATCTGTCATGTGTATGAACCAATTATGTTTTTGAGGAATGGGGAAATCCTGCTGTTGTTCAATAATTGTGCTGTTGTTTGTTATAATCAAGAAACAAAGAGTTTCAGGGAAATAAGAATTACTTGGACTCGGTCACCATTTGAGGCAATTGCTTACAGTCCATCCTTTGTTTCCCTCTACAATGTTTCAAAAGGAGAAGAGGTGAAGAG GGTACGACGCAGTAAGAAATCGGGTAAGAAATCTGGAAAGCTGCTTTTGGAAGGGAGTTATGAGTGTGCCGGCTCTGGTATGCCACCCCGCAAGTCGACAAAACTTAACTCAGGCTATGGATGCCCTGTTTTTGAGGAGGGTCTTCCTTGA
- the LOC117613929 gene encoding F-box protein At3g07870-like, with translation MRLKKMRFAFAPKTSLPILEFRMVNSCNGLLCLSGESRDDPSYVCNPILDEFITIPPNYKGRCRAPLDGFGFSVETNQYKVLQPFIRWSTRSVAQSTTLRLRYTVYTIGTGVWRSIGNAPSDLFKFPFSALFHEALHWVSLAVESAECIHSFSFETEQFRSLPLPSNYGRVKREFHDLLKLGVLGGCLVLCVFGASRELDMWVMKDYGVQESWNKILVIEDLYMKDVSCHYTEPVMILIDGQILMAFNGRDVVFDNQEIKSLGKSQITPTGSAFDATSYSACFVPLSKVFKEEEVKRNIFHPEFCLPPLILHKKAWKIMVYNLNFSSGLKM, from the exons ATGAGGCTCAAGAAAATGAGGTTTGCATTTGCTCCCAAAACCAGCCTACCCATTTTAGAATTTCGTATGGTAAACTCTTGTAATGGTTTACTTTGTCTGTCTGGAGAAAGTAGAGATGACCCTTCGTATGTGTGCAATCCAATTTTGGATGAGTTCATCACCATCCCACCTAATTACAAGGGCAGGTGCAGGGCCCCTCTTGATGGATTTGGTTTTAGCGTCGAGACGAATCAGTACAAGGTGTTGCAACCTTTTATCCGATGGTCGACCCGGAGTGTCGCTCAATCGACTACCTTGAGGTTGAGATATACTGTATACACCATAGGAACGGGAGTTTGGAGAAGCATTGGAAATGCTCCTAGTGACTTATTTAAGTTTCCCTTCAGTGCCCTTTTCCATGAAGCTCTTCATTGGGTCTCCCTTGCTGTTGAAAGTGCTGAATGCATACATTCTTTCAGCTTTGAAACCGAGCAATTTCGATCACTACCCTTGCCTAGCAACTATGGAAGAGTAAAGAGAGAATTTCATGATCTTTTAAAGTTGGGAGTTTTAGGAGGTTGTCTTGTTTTATGTGTGTTTGGTGCTTCCAGGGAACTTGACATGTGGGTTATGAAAGATTATGGTGTCCAAGAATCTTGGAACAAGATTCTTGTTATTGAAGACTTATACATGAAAGATGTGTCCTGTCACTACACTGAACCAGTTATGATTTTGATTGATGGGCAAATCCTCATGGCGTTCAACGGTCGGGATGTGGTTTTTGATAATCAAGAGATAAAGAGTCTCGGGAAATCTCAAATTACTCCGACTGGGTCAGCGTTTGATGCAACTTCTTACAGTGCATGCTTTGTTCCACTCTCCAAAGTTTTTAAAGAAGAGGAGGTGAAAAG AAATATTTTCCATCCTGAGTTCTGCTTACCTCCCTTAATATTGCATAAGAAAGCATGGAAAATAATGGTATACAATCTCAACTTCTCATCAGGTTTGAAGATGTGA
- the LOC117616168 gene encoding uncharacterized protein LOC117616168, whose translation MATQRFLQLPQAITTDILSRLSVKTLFDCRCVCKAWLSIISDPQFTHLHASRSPFGILIEIFLPPPLTKPMELYFTHLQAEACAAPGSDLQLEEITFSPRNTLPPVDDAMPEFRLINSCNGLICFGANEGFPLYVCNPVLGEYITIPPANRNDKWLIVGLGFSVRTNVYKVFQLNNPDTEAEIYTIGAGGAWRSIGPPPPGDFNNLSFNNFLHGAVHWIPYGGRSISSKVIQSFDFEREQFRPLSLPSLLAKNQFPYSLTLEVIGGCLHLCVLEDDASKLDMWVMKEYDVQESWTKILAFENLFGLWTERICDRYNPIMFLSTGEILMFYNFERVVCYNQEEKSFRKIKIPSTKKWSFQPIAYSPSLLSLYDVAKGEDVKRNAKIVPQRYPQLPQATVMDILSRLSVKTLFNCRCVCKAWLSIISDPQFTHLHASRSPFGILSETFPPPPLTKPMELYFTHLEVEACAAPGSDLQLEEITFSPGNTLPPVDAAMPEFCLINSCNGLLCFGANEGFPLYVCNPVLGEYITIPPANRNDKWLIVGLGFSVRTNVYKVFQLNNPDTEAEIYTIGAGGAWRSIGPPPPGDFNNLSFNNFLHGAVHWIPCGGRSTSSKVIQSFDFEREQFRPLSLPSLPAQNEFLYSLTLEVIGGCLHLCVLEDDASKLDMWVMKEYGVQESWTKILAFENLFGLWTERICDRYNPIMFLSTGEILMFYNFERVVCYNQEEKSFRKIKIPSTKKWSFQPIGYSPSLLSLYDIAKAEDVKRVGSSKRYNKLPV comes from the exons ATGGCAACCCAACGGTTCCTGCAACTTCCACAGGCTATAACCACGGACATCCTCTCAAGGCTCTCTGTCAAAACCCTTTTCGACTGCAGGTGCGTGTGCAAAGCGTGGCTTTCTATAATCTCTGACCCTCAGTTTACTCATCTCCACGCTTCAAGATCACCCTTTGGCATCTTGATAGAGATCTTCCTTCCTCCCCCTCTAACAAAACCAATGGAACTTTATTTTACCCATCTACAAGCAGAAGCATGTGCTGCTCCTGGTTCAGATTTGCAGCTCGAGGAAATAACGTTTTCTCCCAGAAATACCCTACCTCCCGTTGACGACGCCATGCCCGAATTTCGCTTGATAAACTCATGTAATGGTCTGATTTGTTTTGGAGCTAATGAAGGCTTTCCCCTGTATGTGTGCAACCCTGTTTTGGGCGAGTACATCACCATTCCACCTGCTAATAGAAACGACAAGTGGCTTATTGTTGGACTTGGTTTTAGCGTCAGGACCAATGTGTACAAGGTGTTTCAGTTGAACAACCCGGACACTGAAGCTGAAATTTACACCATTGGCGCAGGAGGGGCATGGAGAAGCATTGGACCTCCTCCTCCTGGGGATTTTAATAACTTATCGTTCAATAATTTTCTTCATGGAGCTGTTCATTGGATTCCCTATGGTGGTAGAAGTATAAGTTCCAAGGTTATACAATCTTTCGACTTTGAAAGAGAACAATTCCGGCCATTATCACTACCTAGTTTGCTAGCAAAGAATCAATTTCCGTATAGTTTGACATTGGAAGTGATAGGAGGTTGTCTCCATCTATGTGTGCTTGAGGATGATGCTAGCAAACTGGACATGTGGGTTATGAAGGAGTATGATGTCCAAGAGTCTTGGACTAAAATTCTTGCTTTCGAAAACCTGTTTGGCCTTTGGACGGAACGAATCTGTGATAGGTATAATCCAATTATGTTTTTGAGCACTGGGGAAATCCTGATGTTCTACAACTTTGAGCGTGTAGTTTGTTATaatcaagaagaaaagagcttcagaaaaataaagattccTTCGACTAAGAAGTGGTCATTTCAGCCAATTGCTTACAGTCCATCCTTGCTTTCGCTATACGATGTTGCAAAAGGAGAGGACGTGAAGAG AAATGCAAAAATTGTGCCCCAAAGGTACCCGCAACTTCCACAGGCTACAGTCATGGACATCCTCTCAAGGCTCTCTGTGAAGACCCTCTTCAACTGCAGGTGCGTGTGCAAAGCGTGGCTTTCTATAATCTCTGACCCTCAGTTTACTCATCTCCATGCTTCAAGATCACCCTTTGGCATCTTGAGCGAGACCTTCCCCCCTCCCCCTCTAACAAAACCAATGGAACTTTATTTTACCCATCTGGAAGTAGAAGCATGTGCTGCTCCTGGTTCAGATTTGCAGCTCGAGGAAATAACGTTTTCTCCCGGAAATACTCTACCGCCAGTTGACGCCGCCATGCCCGAATTTTGCTTGATAAACTCATGTAATGGTCTGCTTTGTTTTGGAGCTAATGAAGGCTTTCCCCTGTATGTGTGCAACCCTGTTTTGGGCGAGTACATCACCATTCCACCTGCTAATAGAAACGACAAGTGGCTTATTGTTGGACTTGGTTTTAGCGTCAGGACCAATGTGTACAAGGTGTTTCAGTTGAACAACCCGGACACTGAGGCTGAGATTTACACCATTGGCGCAGGAGGGGCATGGAGAAGCATTGGACCTCCTCCTCCTGGGGATTTTAATAACTTATCGTTCAATAATTTTCTTCATGGAGCTGTTCATTGGATTCCCTGTGGTGGTAGAAGTACAAGTTCCAAGGTTATACAATCTTTCGACTTTGAAAGAGAACAATTTCGGCCATTATCACTACCTAGTTTGCCAGCACAGAATGAATTTCTGTATAGTTTGACATTGGAAGTGATAGGAGGTTGTCTCCATCTATGTGTGCTTGAGGATGATGCTAGCAAACTGGACATGTGGGTTATGAAGGAGTATGGTGTGCAAGAGTCTTGGACTAAAATTCTTGCTTTCGAAAACCTGTTTGGCCTTTGGACGGAACGAATCTGTGATAGGTATAATCCAATTATGTTTTTGAGCACTGGGGAAATCCTAATGTTCTACAACTTTGAGCGTGTAGTTTGTTATaatcaagaagaaaagagcttcagaaaaataaagattccTTCGACTAAAAAGTGGTCATTTCAGCCAATTGGTTATAGTCCATCCCTTCTTTCGCTATATGATATTGCAAAGGCAGAGGACGTGAAGAG GGTTGGCAGCAGTAAGAGATATAACAAGCTGCCTGTTTGA
- the LOC117620858 gene encoding uncharacterized protein LOC117620858, which translates to MNQPPTQPNPEGSDLSQQPPPPLHTEVEDDDENVKQLKDCSVIYLSLQDCLVKTDRNWKSCQVEVQALKACNERRNNGRGK; encoded by the exons ATGAACCAACCCCCAACCCAACCGAACCCAGAAGGCAGCGACCTGTCACAGCAGCCACCACCTCCTCTCCACACAGAAgtagaagatgatgatgagaatGTAAAACAACTCAAAGATTGCTCTGTTATCTACCTATCCTTACAG GATTGCCTTGTTAAGACTGACAGGAATTGGAAATCTTGTCAAGTGG AAGTCCAGGCCTTGAAGGCATGCAATGAGAGGAGGAATAATGGCAGAGGAAAGTGA
- the LOC117620866 gene encoding F-box protein At3g07870-like, whose translation MSLLPTLQEKRKQRNPKMNNMSPSKRAANRAATCSKDRERLGEKWQQPRGPCPCTNFQQLPRAIAMEILSMLSMKTLLNCRCVCKEWLSLISDPQFTHPHLSRSRIGILIKKYPHNLKSWKPELTHVEECAESDSWVDTMNFIDNVPISEFGLVNSCNGLVCLSGPHKYDPCYVCNPILGEFIIIPPTQKGRGWCSFVGFGFSVRTNEYKVLQTSLSDNFCEAEAEIYTIGTGLWRSIGNAPMDFPELPFNSYLRGALHWVSYGGNMSMLINTFNYGTEQFQRLPSPCCFGQRKKQSSESFKLGVLGGCLLLSVFDDESSKIGMWVMKDYGVQESWTKFLVIVENLFRRTPFLSLHEPIMFLSNGEILMVHNNWDVVCYNKEKKSFREIRLTGTQSSFSFNAISYSPSFVSLYDVSRGEEVKRVRAGNKSDKLRAVGSSDCVGSGMPPYKNTKLN comes from the exons ATGAGTCTCCTCCCGACActccaagaaaaaagaaaacaaagaaaccccAAAATGAATAATATGAGTCCAAGCAAAAGAGCAGCAAATAGAGCAGCGACTTGCAGCAAAGACAGAGAGCGATTAGGAGAAAAATGGCAGCAACCCAGAGGTCCTTGTCCCTGCACCAACTTCCAGCAACTCCCACGGGCTATAGCCATGGAGATTCTCTCAATGCTCTCCATGAAAACCCTCCTCAACTGCAGGTGCGTTTGCAAAGAGTGGCTTTCTCTAATTTCTGACCCTCAATTTACTCATCCCCACCTATCAAGATCAAGAATTGGCATCTTGATCAAGAAGTATCCCCATAATCTGAAATCATGGAAACCTGAGTTGACCCATGTAGAAGAATGTGCTGAATCTGATTCGTGGGTAGACACAATGAACTTTATCGACAATGTACCCATTTCCGAATTCGGTTTGGTAAACTCATGCAATGGTTTAGTTTGTTTGTCTGGACCTCATAAATATGACCCATGTTATGTTTGCAATCCAATTTTGGGTGAATTCATCATCATTCCACCTACCCAGAAAGGTAGGGGCTGGTGCagttttgttgggtttggttttAGCGTCAGGACGAATGAGTACAAGGTGTTGCAAACGAGCTTATCTGACAACTTCTGCGAGGCTGAGGCTGAGATATACACCATTGGTACAGGGCTTTGGAGAAGCATTGGAAATGCTCCTATGGACTTCCCTGAGTTACCATTCAATTCTTATCTGCGAGGAGCTCTTCATTGGGTTTCCTATGGTGGTAATATGTCTATGCTTATAAACACTTTCAACTATGGAACAGAGCAATTCCAACGACTACCCTCACCTTGCTGCTTTGgacaaagaaagaagcaaTCTTCAGAGTCTTTTAAGTTGGGAGTGTTAGGAGGTTGCCTCCTTTTATCTGTGTTTGATGATGAATCTAGCAAAATTGGCATGTGGGTTATGAAGGATTATGGTGTCCAAGAGTCTTGGACTAAATTTCTTGTCATCGTCGAAAACTTGTTTCGAAGGACACCTTTCTTGAGTTTGCATGAACCTATCATGTTTTTGAGTAATGGGGAAATCCTGATGGTGCACAACAATTGGGATGTTGTTTGttataataaagaaaaaaagagtttcaGGGAAATCAGACTTACTGGGACTCAGTCATCGTTCTCATTCAATGCAATTTCTTACAGTCCATCCTTTGTTTCACTCTACGATGTTTCAAGAGGAGAGGAGGTGAAGAG GGTAAGAGCCGGGAATAAATCCGACAAGCTGCGTGCTGTGGGGAGTTCTGATTGTGTTGGTTCTGGGATGCCACCCTACAAGAACACAAAACTTAACTGA